In the genome of Theropithecus gelada isolate Dixy chromosome 19, Tgel_1.0, whole genome shotgun sequence, the window AGGCGCTGGCTCTGCCTCAGACCTTGACTCTGGCGTGCTCCTCCCTGGCTCGGCAGGAATGCCATGTGAAGCTGGCCTCACTGGGGCCGGGGGCCTGGGCTGAGTGAGGAAGATGCGTCCGTGCTGTCCGGCCTGGTGACTGACTTTCCCCTTCCTGCTTTTCCAGGCTGACCAGCTGACTGAGGAGCAGATCGCAGGTGAGTCTGCTATCCCCCTCATCTTAGCTCAGGAAAGCCCCCACATCCCTAGCCAAATCTTAGCCACCGAGAAGTGACATCTGATGGGTGAACCTCTGTATCCCTTGTGTCACCTAACACTATGCCTTGTGCCTAGAATGCTGATAAATGTGTGTAAGAGCACACCAGTGTCCCAATGACACCAAGCCCCATGGCCCCGAGACAGGCCTTTACCAGACACCAAAGGCTGTGTTCTTCTCCTGGGCCTGGGTCATCTAGGGGCTTGATAATCAGTGGCTGTAGGACAAACCCAACTCTCTCTCCCAGCTTCAGCCAGGTTGGCTTAGAAGGTGAGCTCCCTGCCTCCATGTGGGGCCTGCAGAGCTCCTGTCCCACTTTAGGAGCCGCCCAGGAGCTGGCTCGTCACTCCCACCTCTGCACTTGCCTGCGCTTTGCACTTCCTTTCGCATGTGCCTGCGCCTGCCTGTTCTGCTGGCGGAAGTGCCTCCCCAGCGCTTGGCATGGGCAGCTCCTTCCCATCCCTTAGCTCAGATGTCCCCtcagggaggccttccctgacctccaCCTCAAGTACACAGCCTTCCTTTACTGTCCTTCAcgtcactttattttctttgtaacctTTCTCGCcgtctgaaattattttcttttgtcttcaccTGTTGTATCTCCTGTTACTAGATGTGAGTTCCACTGAGTTTGGGACTTGGTTTTGTTGGTCTCTGCTATAGCCTCAGTGCCTGCCTAGAACATAGTAGGTCCTCTGCAAACTTTTGCTGGCTAAACAATCATCTCTCTCTCAGCAAGCTGGAAGAAATCCCTGGATCCCATCTAATTCATTTTTCTAACCCCTCCAAAACCCCATAATGGTCAGCTACAGGAACTATTGTGTAATTATGGATCCGTGCCTGCCTACCCGCCCATACTGAGCTGCCCGAGGACAAAGAGCAACTCTTGGTTTATCTCCATAGCCAGGGGCCAGCACACAGTAGACCAGAGGAGTGATCCAGAGAATGGGCCTCTGCTCCCCACCAGCTACCCAGCCCCCAGCTCTGCTGTCAGGTTCAGCCGGCTGTGTGACAAGTGCTGAAGGCCCAGCTTCTGCAGTGGGAGGAGACAGGAATGGACttgtcttctctcctttctcccctcaACCCCCAACACAGAATCACCTTTGCAGCTTCAAAATTTTGGCTCCAGGTGGCTATGGAGACCCCTGAGGAAAGCCAGAGGATGGCCCAGTTTAGTGATCATGAGCTCGGGGTGCCCCCATGACCCACTCCCTGCCCTCCCCAAGAACAACAAGGCCTCAGCACAGAGAGGTGCCAGCCTCCCCAAGGAGACTCTTGCCATGTCCCCAGGGCCCAGAGGCTCAGGACCACAGCTGCCCAGCTGTGCATGTCCCTCCCAATGTACCTGCCACCCATCTCCCAACTCTGGCCTTGTGCAACATAAACAGTCTGCTTTTCACTCTGTCCCCATTAGCAAAGTGTCCACCGCCTCACCCCAGCCCACACCCTCTGGGAATAGGCTGCCAGGCATCTGTTCTTTGAGGGCTTGGGGGTAGAGGAGCACCAGGTGCCAAAATGGGCCCAGTGGGAGGGCAAGAGCCATGTGCTTCTCTCCCTGCTCCTGATGCGGCCCCAGCTGTGGCCTTCCCACTCAGCACCGCTAGCTCCTCATCCTCCTGGCTTGGCAGCCGTCCCCTCACTTTCCATCCCCCTACGCACCGTCCGTCAGCCATGTTCTGCTGCCGACCACCCCCACGCTCACCACAGTGGCTCAGCTCCTCTGGAAGCTGGTAGCACCCACGGCAGGGAACAGGGCTGGCAGTCAGAAGGGAGTGGATGTCTGCATTTCCTCTTCAGGCTGGCCAGAGGCATTCTGCAGCCTCCCCTCCTCGTCCCAGCCAACCAACCCTGGCTAATACACTCAGATGAAGAATCCTTTCGGCTCTCATTCACTCCGTGACTTTGGTCCGTTTCATCATTTGAGGGAGAAGCCAAAGCCAGGGACCAAACAGAAATGTAGAATCATCTAAGGACAGCTGTCAGACCATTTTTCCCCACCGTCTTCACTGGCTGGCCAGAAAAATAGCTTTACCTAGCACAGTGTTGATGTTCAATAACTGTTGAATGAAGGTTGGAAGGGCTTTGCCCTGAGCACTGAGGAAAGCGAACTGATTGCATGAGACTTGAAgtctgtctcagtttctttagGTGGGACTGACACCCTTGGCCTTGCTCCAGGGAAGGCGTCCAACATCCAGAGGTAAGGATTCTCCTGTGGGCCTTGTGACTTCTGactccttccccttctttcccCAGAGTTCAAGGAGGCCTTCTCCCTCTTTGACAAGGATGGAGATGGCACTATCACCACCAAGGAGTTGGGGACAGTGATGAGATCCCTGGGACAGAACCCCACTGAAGCAGAGCTGCAGGATATGATCAATGAGGTGGATGCAGATGGTGAGCCCCACAGAGCGTGTGGGCAGCCCCGCTCCTGGTCACCCTGAGTGACTTCAGGGAGCCTCCCTCAGGGTGATGGATGAGCCCATATCTATCAGGGCCCAGGGTCATCTTCCAGGGCCCAAGCCCAGAGCATTCTCCATCCTTTCCCTACCTTCCAGGGAACGGGACCATTGACTTCCCGGAGTTCCTGACCATGATGGCCAGAAAGATGAAGGACACAGACAGTGAGGAGGAGATCCGAGAGGCGTTCCGTGTCTTTGACAAGGTAAGCAACCCTCCAGGGGCGGCTCTGAGACTGACACCAGCCTTCAGGCAGACAGACAGAACTGGATCCACGGAGCTACCACTTCCAGGAGGCCCACGTCCCGGTGCCAGCCTCACTGCCAACCTGCTCTGCCACCTCAGGCAGCCTCCCTCACTGTGCTCACTGCCGAGGGATGGTGATGACAGCCACCCCTCTCACTGCCTCTCTCCCCGCCGGGAGAAGTGCCCAGTGAAAGCCTTTATCCCCAACCCCCAGGATGGGAACGGCTACATCAGCGCCGCAGAGCTGCGTCACGTAATGACGAACCTGGGGGAGAAGCTGACCGATGAGGAGGTGGATGAGATGATCAGAGAGGCTGACATCGACGGAGATGGCCAGGTCAATTATGAAGGTGAGTCCAGGCCAGGCTTGATCTCCCGAACAAGAAGAGAATCGCAGCTTCAGGAACAAGCCCCCAGATCCCTCATGTTGGGGAGGGCCGCTCACCACTCAGCCTGCCCGCCtgacctcctctctctctgcttcacTCCACAGAGTTTGTACAGATGATGACTGCAAAGTGAAGGCCCCCCGGGCAGCTGGCGATGCCCGTTCTCTTGATCTCTCTCTTCTCGCGCGCGCACTCTCTCTTCAACACTCCCCTGCGTACCCCGGTTCTAGCAAACACCAATTGATTGACTGAGAATCTGATAAAGCAACAAAAGATTTGTCCCAAGCTGCATGAttgctctttctccttcttccctgaGTCTCTCTCCATGCCCCTCATCTCTTCCTTTTGCCCTCGCCTCTTCCATCCATGTCTTCCAAGGCCTGATGCATTCATAAGATGAAGCCCTCCCCAGATCCCCTTGGGGAGCCTCTGCCCTCCTCCAGCCCGGGTGGCTCTCCTCCATTTTGGTTTCCTCTTGTTTGTCATCTTATTTTGGGTGCTGGGGTGGCTGCCAGCCCTGTCCCGGGACCTGCTGGGAGGGACAAGAGGCCCTCCCCCAGGCAGAAGAGCATGCCCTTTGCCGTTGCATGCAACCAGCCCTGTGATTCCATGTGCAGATCCCAGCAGCCTGTTGGGGCAGGGGTGCCAAGAGAGGCATTCCAGAAGGACTGAGGGGCGTTGAGGAATTGCGGCGTTGACTGGATGTGGCCCAGGAGGGGGTCGAGGGGGCCGACTCACAGAAGGGGACTGACAGTGGGCAACACTCACATCCCACTGGCTGCTGTTCTGCAACCATCCGATTGGCTTTCTGAGGTTTGGCTGGGTGGGGACTGCTCATTTGGCCACTCTGCAAATTGGACTTGCCCGCGTTCCTGAAGCGCTCTCGAGCTGTTCTGTAAATACCTGGTGCTAACATCCCATGCCGCTCCCTCCTCACAAAGCACCCACCGCCCTGAGGGCCCATCCTAGGAATGGATGTGGGGATGGTCGCTTTGTAATGTGctggttctctctttttttttctttcccctctatGGCCCttaaaactttcattttgttCAGAACCATGCTGGGCTAGCtaaagggtggggagagggaagatGGGCCCCACCACGCTCTCAAGAGAACGCACCTGCAATAAAACAGTCTTGTCGGCCAGCTGCCCAGGGGACAGCAGCTAAGGCAGCCTCTGCGTCCTGGTCCGCCAGCACCTCCCGCTTCTCTGTGGTGACTTGGTGCCGCTTCCTCACATCTGTGCTCCGTGCCctcttccctgcctctcccctcGCCCACCTGCCTGCCCCCATACTCCCCCAGCGGAGAGCATGATCCGTGCCCTTGCTTCTGACTTTCGCCTCTGGGACAAGTAAGTCAATGTGGGCAGTTCAGTCGTCtgggttttttcccctttctgttcATTTCATCTGGCTCCCCCCACCACCGACTCccacccctccccgcccccctGCTTCCCCTCACTGCCCAGGTCGATCAAGTGGCTTTTCCTGGGACCTGCCCAGCTTTGAGAATCTCTTCTCATCCACCCTCTGGCACCCAGCCTCTGAGGGAAGGAGGGACGGGGCATAGTGGGAGACCCAGCCAAGAGCTGAGGGTAAGGGCAGGTAGGCGTGAGGCTGTGGACATTTTCGgaatgttttggttttgttttttttttaaaccggGCAATATTGTGTTCAGTTCAAgctgtgaagaaaaatatatatcaatgtTTTCCAATAAAATACAGTGACTACCTGACTTGGTTCCTCCccttgtgtctcagtttctggcctgcccccccaccccgccaACCCCCACGCTGACTCCTTTGGCCCAGATGTGAAAGAGCCTCTCCTCCAAGCTGGCTCTGAAGCTGCGTCCGGTCAGTGCAGCCCAGTGGACACCTCTGAACCACAGTTCTGATCCCAGCTAGACCACAGGGTCGTCAAGGGCAGGGTCCTGGCCTGGAGATAGTCATGCAAATGGACTGAAAGGGGAGTACTGAGAAGGCTCTGTCTGAGGCAGCCCCATCATGCACACAGAGAAGGGGTCAGCCCAGTCCAGTGGCAGGACTGAGCTGAGACCTACCTGAAAGATGGACAGTCCCCTAGCTGGGTAGGGGAAGGAAGGGCATTCCAGTTGAGGGGGACAACATGTATGGAAGTCCTGAGGCAAGAGGAGCCTGGACACCTAGGAACTGAAGGAAATCCAACGAGGCTGGGTGAGATCCCCGAACAGCTCGGAGCCCAGCTGGGcgaagagaggaaggcaggggtgGGCCTTGCAGTGGGTGAGCCTCTTGATGCTTTGGGGAGAGGGATGGCATTCACTGCTTTAGTCTCACAGGCAGCCAAAACATGGCAAGTTTGGATTTGCAATGGTGAGAAAGGCATGGTCCTGAGCTCACAGGGAGGGCATGGGACTTGGTGTTGGTTTGAAGATTTGAAACAAAAAGCCCAAAACAATTGCAAACCACACAAGGCAGAGTACAAACCACTATGTGGTCACAGCCAAATTACAAACCACAGAAAGCTCAACTTCCTCATGGCAAGTGGGGATGTGAGGAAGAAGCCTCCTTAACAGCAcccggtggcacatgcctgtaatcctcctactttgggaggctgaggcaggaggattacttgatcccaagagttcaagaccagcctgggcaacatagcaagaccctcccAGTCCAGTGGGGCTATAGTGGAGGGATGGGTCAGAATCCTCAAGGGCTTTTCTCATTCTCCCTCGGGGGCATGGAGAATGACAGGTTAATAAGCATCGTCTTTAACTTCTGAGCTTCTCACACAACCACAGAAACTGGGCAAGGGTGGAGCAGAGAGAGAAGTCAGTGGAATGAAAAGAGGTCCTTCCACTCATCTGCACTTGGCCTCAGAGGGCAGGGGAAGCCTGGCCCAACCCCCGGCCTTCCTTGTGGCAGAGAGATCAGGCCTTGGCTGGGTTTTCCTGGTGCATCCCAGTCACCAGAGCCAGCGGCATGGGTGGAGACGTTGGGAGTGGCAAGCCATTTTCCAGAGCCCCAGCTTCTGGGCCCCCTTTTCCTGCCACGTGGTCGTGGCTTGGTATTTGGTGGTGCAGTAAAGACAGAGTATAATGGATAACAACTTGAGGTCTGGGCACAAGCACCTGCCTTAGCATTCCAGTTCCAGTACTCACCTGCCTTGAGGCCTTGGGCAGATACCTTAGAGTTTCTGGACCTCGATGACCCTGTCCACAAAATGGGGGTATAATGGTACCGGCCTCCTGAGCTGAGCTGAGGATTAGGTGAGCCTACAGGAAGGAGGAGGGTGTGCGGTGCTCAGGAAGTGTTCGGTGAGCACCTGCCACCATTGGCTGGGTGCTTCCTGCTTCACGGGCTGCCTTTGAATCTCTGCATCCATGAGCTCATCAGAGCCTTAAAGCAACCACTCGGGCTGGATGCCATTCGTTCCCATTTTGCTgaccaggaaactgaggcccagaggagtGAAGTCACTACTGCAAGGTTATGAAGTAGGAACACAGCCGGAATCTGAACCAGATCTGACCCTGAGGAGTCCAAGTGCCCAACAGCTGGGCTTTAGGATAAATGATAGTTTAAAAACAGACAGCCTTCAGGCAGGCCAGAGCCAGAGCCAGTGGAGAGGCCAGGCTGAGGCTGGTGTCCCAGTGGTGGGGTCTGAAATGGGAGCTGCCCCTTTAGCAGTCAGGGTACCCGGGGAAAATTCTGGTCTAGTAGTTGAGTCAAAGATGGGCTGTGGTTTCCCACAGGATTGGGCTCAAATTCCAGGTTGAGACTCACTCACAAGAATGAACCTTTTGCTCACTAAGTCCCAAAGGGCCACCACTGCCACTTCAATAACCTTGGAGCAGCGATTTCACTTCCCTCGGCCTGCGTTTACAAGTCTGCAAAATGGCAAATGATAATCTGTAAGGGAAGATGATACAAATATCCACCAACTTGGGTTgtgtcaaactttttttttttttttaagacagagtctcactctgttgcccaggccgcagtgcaatagcgtgatctcagctcactgcaacctctgcctcccaggttcaagctattctcctgccttcctgccttgagctccccagtagttgggattacaggcatgcaccaccacgcctggctaatttttgtatttttgtagagacggggtttcaccatgttggccaggctggtctcaaactcctgatctcaggtgatccacccgccttggcctcccaaagctctgggattacaggtgtaagccaccacgcctggctttttttttttttttttttttttttttgatatggagtcccactcttctctcccaggctggagtgcagtggtgtgatctcggctcactgcaatctccacctcccaggttcaagtgattctcctgcctcggcctacccaatagctgggattacaggtgcccaccaccacgcctggctaatttttgtatttttatttatttatttttgagacagagtctcgctctgtcgcccaggctggagtgcagtggccggatctcagctcactgcaagctccgcctcccgggttcacaccattctcctgcctcagcctcccgagtagctgggactacaggtgccggccacctcgcccggctagttttttgtattttttagtagagatggggtt includes:
- the CALM3 gene encoding calmodulin-3 isoform X3, whose translation is MADQLTEEQIAEFKEAFSLFDKDGDGTITTKELGTVMRSLGQNPTEAELQDMINEVDADGNGTIDFPEFLTMMARKMKDTDSEEEIREAFRVFDKDGNGYISAAELRHVMTNLGEKLTDEEVDEMIREADIDGDGQVNYEEFVQMMTAK
- the CALM3 gene encoding calmodulin-3 isoform X2, which translates into the protein MADQLTEEQIAEFKEAFSLFDKDGDGTITTKELGTVMRSLGQNPTEAELQDMINEVDADGNGTIDFPEFLTMMARKMKDTDSEEEIREAFRVFDKDGNGYISAAELRHVMTNLGEKLTDEEVDEMIREADIDGDGQVNYEGEVCTDDDCKVKAPRAAGDARSLDLSLLARALSLQHSPAYPGSSKHQLID
- the CALM3 gene encoding calmodulin-3 isoform X1, giving the protein MADQLTEEQIAEFKEAFSLFDKDGDGTITTKELGTVMRSLGQNPTEAELQDMINEVDADGNGTIDFPEFLTMMARKMKDTDSEEEIREAFRVFDKVSNPPGAALRLTPAFRQTDRTGSTELPLPGGPRPGASLTANLLCHLRQPPSLCSLPRDGDDSHPSHCLSPRREKCPVKAFIPNPQDGNGYISAAELRHVMTNLGEKLTDEEVDEMIREADIDGDGQVNYEEFVQMMTAK
- the CALM3 gene encoding calmodulin-3 isoform X5 gives rise to the protein MADQLTEEQIAEFKEAFSLFDKDGDGTITTKELGTVMRSLGQNPTEAELQDMINEVDADGNGTIDFPEFLTMMARKMKDTDSEEEIREAFRVFDKDGNGYISAAELRHVMTNLGEKLTDEEVDEMIREADTN
- the CALM3 gene encoding calmodulin-3 isoform X6, which gives rise to MRSLGQNPTEAELQDMINEVDADGNGTIDFPEFLTMMARKMKDTDSEEEIREAFRVFDKDGNGYISAAELRHVMTNLGEKLTDEEVDEMIREADIDGDGQVNYEEFVQMMTAK